In a genomic window of Tachysurus vachellii isolate PV-2020 chromosome 13, HZAU_Pvac_v1, whole genome shotgun sequence:
- the LOC132855695 gene encoding solute carrier family 45 member 3 translates to MPGWRAQCHLVLLNLLSCGLEICVAAGITYVPPLLLEAGIEEKFMTMVLGIGPVLGLIFIPLIGSASDRCSSSYGRRRPFIWLLSLGVLVAMLIIPHADVLAAHLSWGGSPDPNQPLQVGLLILGVVLLDFCGQVCFTPLEALLSDLYGGREECARAFATFSFMTSLGSCIGYLLSLLDWSSGPLAQYLGGQAKGLFTFLILIFVFCVLVTMKASEEKEDSETWAGCLSMCYMPRRRFKICLPRAGSLICVLRTCWSVTPAIFRSYCHVPYVMRRLCAAQLSSWMAIVSFMLFYTDFVGEGLYQGVPSAAPGTVPRQQYDEGIRMGSLGLFLQCATSTFFSLIMNRLVCTFGSRKVFLFSMVSFTLSAVVICMSKSVMLVTGMSALTGFAFATLQTLPYTLTCHYHQDKEVYMPTNKTKKTHTNRMNIPNETMRLTLTEDASDLNHNGHTHYDQDDVEFYAPQQGQNGTHLDHRSDDYDKRGVGLDFAILDSTFLLSQVFPSLFMGMIVQFTQSVTAYIASSAIFGAISVYFATRVIFEQKDLEHL, encoded by the exons ATGCCTGGATGGAGGGCCCAGTGTCATCTGGTGCTGCTCAACCTGCTGTCCTGTGGCCTGGAGATATGTGTGGCAGCTGGCATCACCTATGTGCCACCACTGTTACTGGAGGCTGGCATAGAAGAGAAGTTCATGACCATGGTTTTAG GTATTGGTCCAGTTCTGGGACTCATCTTCATCCCTCTAATCGGTTCAGCCAGTGACCGCTGTAGCAGTAGCTATGGACGCAGACGTCCCTTCATCTGGCTGCTTTCGCTGGGTGTGCTCGTGGCCATGCTTATCATCCCTCACGCTGATGTCCTGGCTGCCCACCTCAGCTGGGGTGGCAGTCCCGATCCTAACCAGCCACTCCAGGTGGGTCTGCTAATCTTGGGCGTAGTGCTGCTGGACTTCTGTGGCCAGGTGTGCTTCACGCCACTGGAGGCACTACTCTCAGACCTGTACGGTGGACGTGAGGAGTGTGCCCGTGCCTTTGCTACGTTCTCCTTTATGACGAGTCTGGGCTCGTGCATAGGGTATCTCCTGTCTTTGCTCGACTGGAGCTCTGGTCCACTTGCCCAATACCTGGGTGGCCAAGCTAAGGGACTCTTCACTTTCCTTATTCTCATTTTCGTCTTCTGTGTGCTGGTCACCATGAAGGCATCAGAGGAGAAAGAGGATTCCGAGACCTGGGCTGGATGCCTCTCTATGTGCTATATGCCCCGGAGACGCTTTAAGATCTGCCTTCCAAGGGCAGGTTCTTTAATATGTGTACTCAGGACCTGCTGGTCAGTTACACCTGCAATCTTCAGAAGCTACTGCCATGTGCCATATGTCATGAGGCGCCTTTGCGCTGCCCAGCTAAGCAGCTGGATGGCCATTGTGAGCTTCATGCTTTTCTACACAGATTTTGTCGGAGAGGGACTTTACCAAGGAGTGCCAAGTGCTGCACCGGGCACAGTGCCTAGGCAGCAATATGATGAAG GCATCCGTATGGGCAGTCTGGGGCTGTTCCTGCAGTGTGCTACCTCAACTTTTTTCTCACTAATCATGAACCGGCTGGTGTGTACGTTCGGCTCCAGGAAGGTCTTCCTGTTCAGCATGGTATCATTTACCCTCTCGGCAGTCGTCATCTGCATGTCCAAGAGTGTGATGTTGGTCACAGGGATGTCAGCCCTTACCGGCTTTGCCTTCGCCACCTTACAGACTCTACCATACACACTCACCTGCCACTATCACCAAGATAAGGAG GTATATATGCCAaccaacaaaaccaaaaaaacacacacaaacaggatgAACATCCCCAACGAAACCATGCGCCTCACTCTGACCGAAGACGCGAGTGATCTGAATCATAACGGACACACCCACTACGACCAAGACGATGTGGAATTTTACGCTCCTCAGCAGGGTCAGAATGGTACGCACCTCGATCACAGATCAGATGATTATGACAAACGTGGCGTGGGCTTGGATTTTGCCATTCTTGATAGCACCTTCTTGCTCTCTCAGGTCTTCCCTTCTCTGTTCATGGGCATGATTGTCCAGTTCACACAATCCGTCACTGCCTACATTGCTTCTTCTGCTATTTTCGGTGCAATCAGTGTATATTTTGCTACACGTGTCATCTTTGAACAGAAGGATCTTGAACACTTGTAG